A stretch of Fusarium poae strain DAOMC 252244 chromosome 2, whole genome shotgun sequence DNA encodes these proteins:
- a CDS encoding hypothetical protein (SECRETED:SignalP(1-16)), whose translation MRYSYTLLAFAATALALPTAKNDDGSWSPGKYEGGNTGYDNGKWAPGKYEGGNTGYDDGQYYPGKYGKKAKRYDDGTWYPGKYEGKPQTPYDDGKWYPGKYPGAKEKRNDNGNWYPGKYEGKPQTPYDDGKWYPGKYPGAKEKRADDGTWYPGKYEGKPQTPYDDGKWYPGKYPGAKEKREDDGSWYPGKYEGGHTGYDNGKWEGGKYEGGNTGYDNGKWYPGKYPGKE comes from the exons ATGCGTTACTCCTACACTCTTCTGGCATTCGCTGCCACAGCTTTAGCCCTTCCCACTGCCAAGAACGACGACGGCTCATGGAGCCCTG GCAAATACGAGGGCGGTAACACTGGCTATGACAATGGCAAGTGGGCTCCCGGCAAGTATGAGGGAGGCAACACAGGATACGACGATGGCCAATACTACCCTGGCAAGTACggcaagaaggccaagcgCTACGATGATGGTACTTGGTACCCTGGCAAGTA TGAGGGTAAGCCTCAGACACCTTATGACGATGGCAAATGGTACCCTGGCAAGTACCCCGGTGCGAAGGAGAAGCGTAACGACAACGGCAATTGGTATCCCGGCAAATATGAAGGCAAGCCTCAAACTCCCTACGACGACGGCAAGTGGTACCCAGGAAAGTATCCTGGTGCCAAGGAGAAGCGCGCAGATGACGGAACTTGGTATCCTGGAAAGTACGAGGGAAAGCCCCAGACTCCCTATGATGATGGAAAGTGGTACCCCGGAAAGTACCCTGGTGCTAAGGAGAAGCGTGAGGATGATGGTAGCTGGTACCCTGGCAAGTATGAGGGTGGCCACACTGGCTACGACAATGGCAAGTGGGAAGGCG GCAAGTATGAAGGCGGCAACACTGGCTATGATAATGGCAAGTGGTACCCTGGAAAGTACCCTGGCAAGGAGTAA
- a CDS encoding hypothetical protein (SECRETED:SignalP(1-19)~MEROPS:MER0001524) codes for MGIFKTAILLAGASLNVLASQFPLHDADSPQASTFQVHQSSLSPEHSIRIKEQVDDSICDARVKQYTGWLDVGNQHLFFWYFESKNAPATDPLVLWLTGGPGGSSMLGMLQELGPCLINEHGNGTVHNPYGWNANANYIFVDQPAGVGFSYLDKDEPIPGNSFVAADSMHKFMQLFTTEVFPDLAGRPFHISGESYGGHYIPILGATIVAQNNLYPKRPQVNLESVLIGNGYISPLDTAFGYWETLCTTNPGVSEPVFNSTRCDIMAANLPRCLDLARVCYEHPDHAICGAAAEVCWEGVIKWYDGESGSGGNRNRFDISVPCESGDDLCYKESALIQNYLNLPRVFKALGVPSALTNYSIYSWDVAEAFDLGIDTGISTQSQVLYLLNHDVDVLLYQGNLDLACNTAGNLKWSNSMEWKGQPAYVAQRPKAWGAWGEEIGWYKEVKIQMGASDKKTTFSFATVDGAGHMVPQGKPKQALELVNRWLKKRTFAG; via the exons ATGGGTATCTTCAAAACAGCGATTTTGCTCGCTGGGGCTTCGTTGAATGTGCTTGCATCTCAATTCCCTCTCCATGACGCGGACTCACCGCAAGCTTCAACCTTTCAGGTCCACCAGAGTTCCTTGTCTCCCGAACACTCAATTCGCATCAAAGAGCAGGTAGATGACTCTATATGCGACGCGCGTGTTAAGCAATACACCGGCTGGCTTGATGTCGGAAACCAGCACTTGTTCTTTTGGTATTTTGAGAGCAAGAATGCCCCGGCCACTGATCCTTTGGTCTTGTGGTTGACGGGAGGACCTGGTGGTTCGTCCATGTTGGGAATGCTCCAAGAACTGGGTCCCTGTCTCATTAATGAGCATGGTAACGGAACGGTTCATAACCCTTATGGTTGGAATGCGAACGCAAACTACATCTTTGTTGACCAACCTGCTGGTGTTGGATTTTCCTACCTGGACAAAGACGAGCCCATCCCTGGCAACTCGTTCGTCGCTGCTGATAGCATGCACAAGTTTATGCAGTTATTCACAACTGAAGTCTTCCCTGACCTTGCTGGCAGACCGTTCCACATCTCTGGAGAGAGTTATGGT GGCCACTACATCCCTATATTGGGAGCTACAATTGTCGCACAGAACAATCTCTACCCTAAACGACCTCAAGTCAACCTCGAGTCTGTACTCATTGGAAACGGTTACATTTCACCTCTCGACACTGCCTTTGGATACTGGGAGACGCTTTGCACAACCAACCCTGGTGTTAGTGAGCCTGTGTTCAACAGTACTCGCTGCGATATCATGGCTGCCAACCTTCCACGATGCTTGGATCTTGCACGTGTATGCTATGAGCATCCTGACCACGCCATCTGTGGTGCCGCAGCAGAAGTATGCTGGGAAGGCGTGATAAAGTGGTACGATGGCGAGTCTGGGTCCGGCGGCAACAGAAACAGGTTCGACATCAGTGTCCCGTGTGAATCTGGAGATGATTTGTGTTACAAGGAATCGGCACTCATCCAGAACTATCTCAACCTGCCACGTGTGTTCAAAGCTTTGGGCGTCCCAAGTGCGTTGACCAACTACTCGATTTACTCCTGGGACGTAGCAGAAGCCTTTGACCTTGGCATCGACACAGGTATCAGCACTCAATCGCAGGTCCTGTACTTGCTCAACCACGATGTCGACGTGCTGCTCTACCAAGGAAATCTGGATCTCGCATGCAACACTGCCGGAAATCTGAAGTGGAGTAACAGTATGGAGTGGAAGGGACAGCCAGCTTATGTTGCTCAACGACCAAAGGCGTGGGGTGCTTGGGGTGAGGAGATTGGATGGTACAAGGAGGTCAAGATACAGATGGGTGCTTCTGATAAGAAGACTACCTTCTCGTTTGCAACGGTCGATGGAGCTGGTCATATG GTACCTCAAGGTAAACCCAAGCAGGCATTGGAGTTGGTCAACCGCTGGTTGAAAAAGCGTACTTTCGCCGGCTGA
- a CDS encoding hypothetical protein (TransMembrane:14 (i52-79o91-109i121-142o148-169i181-205o211-234i255-274o286-304i324-342o362-381i388-407o413-439i451-473o493-514i)) produces MVMEAEKEQGFMPGSDRDTSDNNTLTGRDEEELSRSKTSASIADSFSLPREILFIAIICMAQFMTQGALGNCLNLIHIIGDSFGLSNPAELSWLIAGYSLTVGTFILFAGRLGDIFGYKRMFLIGFVWFAVWSMICGLASYSNHVLFIFARVFQGIGPALVMPNGLAILGASYNPGAKKAIAFALFGACAPGGCVFSAAFAGLFVLGDPSWWPWAFYSFAIGLAFIAVMAYFIIPDPPHKISSADLTWGEILGQLDLPGAVTGITALVLFNFAWNQAPIDGWDKPWVIVTLILGVLMVPVFFYVELRVASHPLIPFDALTSDVAYILACIVCGWATFGIWVYYTWQFFQLVRGASPLLTSAWMSPVAISGACASLATAWLLHVSHPALVMLLALGAFTTGTILMMTAPIEQSYWYQSFFGLIIMTFGMDMSFPAATLILSNSVSREHQGIAASLVSTIVNYSISLGLGFAATVEVNINKGGESQADLLKGYRSAFYMAVGFAGLGFAISIVYFIKSMWRQKKASQQ; encoded by the exons ATGGTCATGGAAGCTGAAAAAG AACAAGGCTTCATGCCTGGATCTGATAGAGATACCTCGGATAACAACACCTTGACAGgtcgagatgaagaagaactCTCCCGCTCAAAGACATCAGCCTCAATAGCAGATTCCTTTTCTCTCCCTCGCGAAATCTTGTTCATAGCCATCATATGTATGGCTCAGTTCATGACACAAGGTGCTCTCGGCAACTGTCTTAATCTCATCCACATCATCGGCGACTCATTCGGCCTCAGCAACCCAGCAGAGCTAAGCTGGCTCATCGCTGGCTACAGCCTCACAGTCGGaacttttattctttttgcTGGACGTCTTGGAGATATCTTTGGCTACAAGCGCATGTTCCTTATCGGATTCGTTTGGTTTGCTGTCTGGTCAATGATCTGTGGTCTTGCCAGCTACTCCAACCATGTCCTCTTCATATTTGCAAGAGTCTTCCAGGGTATCGGACCAGCACTGGTAATGCCAAACGGTCTTGCTATTCTGGGCGCATCATACAATCCTGGTGCGAAAAAGGCCATCGCGTTTGCCCTGTTTGGTGCTTGTGCCCCTGGCGGTTGTGTTTTCTCTGCTGCGTTTGCTGGACTCTTTGTCCTGGGTGATCCTAGTTGGTGGCCTTGGGCATTCTATTCCTTCGCTATCGGCCTGGCCTTCATTGCCGTTATGGCCTACTTCATCATTCCAGATCCACCTCATAAGATTTCATCCGCCGACTTGACATGGGGAGAGATCCTCGGTCAACTGGATCTCCCAGGTGCCGTGACTGGTATAACTGCCCTCGTTCTCTTCAACTTTGCCTGGAATCAAGCTCCTATCGACGGCTGGGACAAACCCTGGGTTATTGTCACCCTGATTTTGGGAGTCTTGATGGTTCCCGTCTTCTTCTATGTTGAGCTACGAGTTGCCTCGCATCCCCTCATCCCCTTCGACGCTTTGACAAGCGATGTTGCCTACATCCTAGCTTGCATTGTCTGTGGTTGGGCCACATTTGGTATCTGGGTTTACTACACATGGCAGTTCTTCCAGCTGGTCCGAGgagcctctcctctccttACAAGTGCTTGGATGAGCCCCGTGGCTATTTCAGGAGCTTGCGCTTCGTTGGCGACAGCCTGGCTTTTGCACGTTTCGCACCCTGCGTTGGTCATGCTACTTGCTCTTGGCGCCTTCACCACGGGTACTATTCTTATGATGACTGCTCCCATTGAGCAATCCTACTGGTACCAATCTTTCTTTGGCCTCATTATCATGACGTTCGGCATGGACATGTCTTTTCCTGCTGCGACATTGATTCTTTCCAACTCTGTCTCCAGAGAACACCAGGGTATCGCAGCAAGTCTTGTTAGCACCATTGTCAACTACAGTATCAGTCTTGGCCTGGGCTTTGCAGCCACGGTCGAGGTCAACATCAATAAGGGCGGAGAGTCCCAGGCAGATTTGCTTAAAGGATACCGTTCAGCATTCTACATGGCTGTTGGATTCGCTGGACTAGGATTTGCTATTAGCATtgtttactttattaagagCATGTGGAGGCAGAAGAAGGCTTCGCAGCAATGA